One region of Acidovorax sp. T1 genomic DNA includes:
- a CDS encoding nitrate reductase, translating to MQETQSTCPYCGVGCGVIIESEGPQITGVRGDPSHPANFGRLCTKGSTLHLTATSPITLQTRLLQPQHRAQRNEAALPVTWDAALTLAAEKFAATIAQHGPDAVGFYVSGQLLTEDYYVFNKLAKGLIGTNNIDTNSRLCMSSAVAGYKQTLGADAPPACYDDVNHAQCLFIVGSNAAWAHPILFRRIEDARAANPGMKVIVADPRRTDTAGMADLFLPIQPGSDVMLFNGMLHLMLWEGWIDANYIAAHTTGFDELKALVRDATPERVAQVCGISVADLTTATKWFATSKATLSLYCQGLNQSSSGTAKNAALINLHLATAQIGKPGAGPFSLTGQPNAMGGREVGGMANLLSAHRDLGLPQHRAEVAALWGVADVPSQPGKTAVEMFQAAADGEIKALWIACTNPAQSMPDQATVRRALQRAEFVVVQEAFATAETCAYADLLLPATTWGEKTGTVTNSERRISRVRAAVPAPGAARHDWAIAVQFAHQLEARLRPGAPTLFPYTTDAADAGAEAVWNEHRESTRGRDLDITGLSWEMLESQGPQQWPFAADAATGKARLYEDGIFPTTDGRARFAAHAWQPTAEQRESRYPFSLTTGRLRDQWHGMTRTGTLGRLFGHVAEPSLQMHPQDMERRKLASGDLVHVTSKRGSIVVPVQADTTLGLSQVFMAMHWGSEFLSGISSTGERLAGVNALTTSAFCPTSKQPELKHAAVKVLKAELPWTLLAMAWLPADGALAAREALSALMAQFSAFQFTSCVPFSNNTPLDEPGRERTGVLLRAAAHEAPPDALIAQIETLLGMAGADTLRYADKKRGQRRAARLARQGDNTTLEGVVLAGDTSAEGWLKTLLQEELPAQTYGRLLLVPGAKAPVAVQSRGKPVCTCLNVTDAAITAELAHCHGTDDDRLAQLQGKLRCGTNCGSCVPELKRMVRATGPLATPATAQATI from the coding sequence ATGCAAGAAACCCAATCCACCTGCCCCTACTGCGGCGTAGGCTGCGGCGTGATTATCGAATCCGAGGGCCCCCAGATCACCGGCGTGCGCGGCGACCCCAGCCACCCCGCCAACTTCGGCCGCCTGTGCACCAAGGGCTCCACCCTGCACCTCACCGCCACCAGCCCCATCACCCTGCAAACCCGCCTGCTGCAACCCCAGCACCGCGCGCAGCGCAACGAGGCCGCGCTACCCGTCACCTGGGACGCAGCCCTCACCCTGGCCGCCGAAAAATTCGCAGCAACCATCGCCCAACACGGCCCCGACGCCGTGGGCTTTTACGTCAGCGGCCAGTTGCTCACCGAGGATTACTACGTCTTCAACAAACTCGCCAAGGGCCTGATCGGCACCAACAACATCGACACCAACTCGCGCCTGTGCATGAGCAGCGCGGTGGCGGGCTACAAGCAGACCCTGGGCGCCGACGCGCCACCCGCCTGCTACGACGACGTGAACCACGCGCAATGCCTGTTTATCGTGGGCAGCAACGCCGCCTGGGCGCACCCCATCCTGTTCCGGCGCATTGAAGACGCACGCGCCGCCAACCCCGGCATGAAGGTCATCGTGGCCGACCCGCGCCGCACCGACACCGCCGGCATGGCCGACCTGTTTTTGCCCATCCAGCCCGGCAGCGACGTGATGCTGTTCAACGGCATGCTGCACCTGATGCTGTGGGAAGGCTGGATCGACGCCAATTACATCGCCGCGCACACCACGGGCTTTGACGAACTCAAGGCCCTGGTGCGCGACGCCACGCCCGAGCGCGTGGCGCAGGTGTGCGGCATTTCAGTGGCCGACCTGACCACGGCGACAAAGTGGTTCGCGACCTCGAAAGCGACCCTGAGCCTGTACTGCCAAGGCCTGAACCAGAGCAGCAGCGGCACCGCCAAGAACGCCGCGCTCATCAACCTGCACCTGGCCACTGCGCAGATCGGCAAACCCGGCGCGGGCCCGTTCAGCCTGACCGGCCAGCCCAACGCCATGGGCGGCCGCGAGGTGGGTGGCATGGCCAATTTGCTCAGCGCCCACCGCGACTTGGGCCTTCCCCAGCACCGCGCCGAAGTGGCCGCACTGTGGGGCGTGGCCGATGTGCCCAGCCAGCCCGGCAAGACGGCGGTGGAGATGTTCCAGGCCGCCGCCGATGGCGAAATCAAGGCCCTGTGGATTGCCTGCACCAACCCCGCGCAGAGCATGCCCGACCAGGCCACCGTGCGCCGCGCGCTGCAGCGCGCCGAATTCGTGGTGGTGCAGGAAGCCTTTGCCACGGCCGAGACCTGTGCCTATGCCGACCTGCTGCTGCCCGCCACCACCTGGGGCGAGAAGACCGGCACCGTGACCAACAGCGAGCGCCGCATCTCGCGCGTGCGTGCGGCCGTTCCCGCGCCCGGTGCGGCACGCCACGACTGGGCCATCGCGGTGCAGTTTGCGCACCAGCTGGAGGCAAGACTGCGGCCCGGTGCGCCGACGCTGTTTCCTTACACCACAGACGCGGCCGATGCGGGCGCCGAGGCCGTGTGGAACGAACACCGCGAAAGCACGCGCGGGCGCGACCTGGACATCACCGGCCTGTCGTGGGAGATGCTCGAATCCCAAGGCCCGCAGCAGTGGCCGTTCGCTGCAGACGCCGCCACGGGCAAGGCCCGCCTGTACGAAGACGGCATCTTCCCCACCACCGACGGCCGCGCGCGTTTTGCTGCGCATGCATGGCAGCCCACGGCCGAACAACGCGAATCGCGCTACCCCTTCAGCCTGACCACCGGCCGCCTGCGCGACCAGTGGCACGGCATGACCCGCACCGGCACGCTGGGCCGCCTGTTTGGCCATGTGGCCGAACCCAGCCTGCAGATGCACCCGCAGGACATGGAGCGGCGCAAGCTGGCCAGCGGCGACCTGGTGCATGTGACCAGCAAGCGCGGCTCCATCGTGGTGCCCGTGCAGGCCGACACCACGCTGGGCCTGTCGCAGGTGTTCATGGCGATGCACTGGGGCAGCGAATTCTTGAGCGGCATCTCGTCCACCGGCGAGCGGCTGGCGGGTGTGAATGCGCTCACCACGTCTGCGTTCTGCCCCACCTCCAAACAGCCGGAGCTGAAACACGCCGCCGTCAAGGTGCTCAAGGCCGAACTGCCGTGGACGCTGCTGGCCATGGCGTGGTTGCCCGCTGACGGGGCATTGGCTGCGCGCGAAGCCTTGTCGGCACTGATGGCGCAGTTCTCCGCATTCCAGTTCACGAGCTGCGTACCCTTCAGCAACAACACCCCGCTGGACGAGCCGGGCCGCGAGCGCACCGGCGTGCTGCTGCGCGCCGCCGCTCACGAAGCACCGCCCGACGCCTTGATCGCCCAGATCGAAACCCTGCTGGGCATGGCGGGCGCCGACACGCTGCGTTATGCCGACAAAAAACGCGGACAGCGCCGCGCAGCCCGGCTGGCGCGCCAGGGCGACAACACCACGCTCGAAGGCGTCGTGCTCGCAGGCGATACCAGCGCCGAAGGCTGGCTCAAGACCCTGCTGCAGGAAGAACTGCCCGCACAGACCTACGGCCGCCTGCTGCTCGTGCCCGGCGCCAAGGCCCCCGTGGCGGTGCAGTCGCGCGGCAAGCCGGTGTGCACCTGCTTGAACGTAACGGACGCCGCCATCACCGCCGAGCTGGCGCACTGCCACGGCACCGACGACGACCGCCTGGCCCAGTTGCAAGGCAAGCTGCGCTGCGGCACCAACTGCGGCTCGTGCGTGCCCGAGCTCAAGCGCATGGTGCGCGCCACCGGGCCGCTCGCAACCCCTGCAACGGCGCAGGCCACCATATAA
- the ybiB gene encoding DNA-binding protein YbiB produces MGISQYIKEIGRGARGAKPLSREQAADLFGQVLDGTVSDLEIGAFCIAMRIKGETPEEMCGFLDATHQRLALLPASDRPLIVLPSYNGARKLPVLTPLLALLLARKGLPVLLHGMRTEARRILASDVLAALDVPALAAPEKIANGTVRHIPTQHLHAGLARLLSVRDVVGLRNPGHSVVKLMAPCAGPSVVVTAYTHPEYFEMLRTTFCTLGTSALLSRGLEGEVATDPRRTPRYDGFVHGVHTVLEEQQPGTASEVTGLPTDIDVATTATYTQRVLAGELPVPPAIERQVEHILRLADQTVSETSP; encoded by the coding sequence ATGGGCATTAGCCAGTACATCAAAGAGATCGGGCGCGGCGCGCGCGGCGCCAAGCCGCTGTCGCGCGAGCAGGCAGCCGACCTGTTCGGCCAGGTGCTGGACGGCACGGTGAGCGACCTGGAGATCGGTGCGTTCTGCATCGCCATGCGTATCAAGGGCGAAACACCCGAGGAGATGTGCGGCTTTCTGGATGCCACCCACCAGCGCCTGGCGCTGCTGCCCGCCAGCGACCGGCCGCTCATCGTGCTGCCCAGCTACAACGGTGCGCGCAAGCTGCCGGTGCTGACGCCGCTGCTGGCGCTGCTGCTGGCGCGCAAAGGCCTGCCCGTGCTGCTGCACGGCATGCGCACCGAGGCGCGGCGAATTTTGGCATCGGATGTGCTTGCAGCGCTTGATGTGCCTGCGCTAGCAGCTCCTGAAAAGATAGCAAATGGAACGGTGCGCCATATCCCTACGCAGCACCTGCATGCGGGCCTGGCACGGCTGCTGTCAGTGCGCGACGTGGTGGGCCTGCGCAACCCGGGGCACAGCGTCGTCAAGCTGATGGCGCCCTGCGCGGGGCCTTCGGTGGTGGTAACGGCTTACACCCACCCCGAATATTTCGAGATGCTGCGCACCACCTTTTGCACGCTGGGCACGAGCGCACTGCTCTCGCGCGGGCTCGAAGGCGAAGTGGCCACCGACCCGCGCCGCACACCGCGCTATGACGGTTTTGTGCACGGCGTGCACACCGTGCTCGAAGAACAACAGCCGGGCACGGCCAGCGAGGTCACCGGGCTGCCCACCGACATCGACGTGGCCACTACCGCCACCTACACACAGCGCGTGCTGGCCGGTGAATTGCCCGTGCCGCCCGCCATCGAACGGCAGGTGGAACATATCTTGCGACTTGCTGATCAAACCGTTTCGGAGACATCCCCATGA
- the cobA gene encoding uroporphyrinogen-III C-methyltransferase, which yields MSRPTPSTTSPTAKPHLGTGGSCTLVGAGPGDPELLTIKALKAIQAATVLLVDDLVSDAIVAHASPTARIVYVGKRGGCKSTPQAFIEKLMLMAVNEGENVVRLKGGDPFIFGRGGEEVEHLRAAGVPVTVVNGITAGLAGLTSLGAPLTHRAHAHGVVFITGHAKPGDAGTDWRQLAATARNARLTLVIYMGVSGAGHIEQELLTGLPADTPVAIIQHASLPQQRHAITTLGRLHATITREKLASPSVIVVGDVVQGVALASSDVPSMALRAG from the coding sequence ATGAGCCGCCCCACGCCTTCCACCACATCGCCCACAGCCAAACCCCACCTGGGCACCGGCGGCAGCTGCACTCTGGTCGGCGCAGGCCCTGGCGACCCGGAACTGCTGACCATCAAGGCGCTCAAGGCCATCCAGGCGGCCACCGTGCTGCTGGTGGACGACTTGGTGAGCGATGCCATCGTGGCGCACGCATCGCCCACGGCACGCATCGTCTATGTGGGCAAACGCGGCGGCTGCAAGAGCACGCCGCAGGCCTTCATCGAAAAGCTGATGCTCATGGCCGTGAACGAAGGCGAAAACGTGGTGCGCCTCAAAGGGGGCGACCCGTTCATCTTCGGCCGCGGCGGCGAAGAGGTGGAGCACCTGCGTGCCGCCGGGGTGCCGGTCACGGTGGTCAACGGCATCACGGCGGGGCTAGCGGGGCTGACCTCGCTTGGCGCACCGCTCACGCACCGCGCGCATGCGCATGGCGTGGTCTTCATCACGGGCCACGCCAAGCCCGGCGACGCTGGCACCGACTGGCGCCAGCTGGCCGCCACCGCGCGCAACGCCCGGCTGACGCTGGTGATCTACATGGGTGTCAGCGGCGCGGGGCACATTGAGCAAGAGCTGCTCACCGGCCTGCCGGCCGACACCCCCGTGGCCATCATCCAGCACGCCAGCCTGCCCCAGCAACGCCATGCCATCACCACGCTGGGCCGGCTGCACGCCACCATCACGCGTGAAAAGCTGGCCAGCCCCTCGGTGATCGTGGTGGGCGATGTGGTGCAGGGCGTGGCGCTGGCGTCGTCCGATGTGCCGTCGATGGCGCTGCGCGCGGGCTGA
- a CDS encoding paraquat-inducible protein A, with the protein MARHPDNSGTLNMKTFTNLVACEHCDTIYARAPLAPGELARCGQCDAVLYRASRLDIDRWLALTVAAAVAFVIANVCPVVKISLQGLHSQATLWQSAAALAQGQAAPIAVPTAIAIIVIPFMQISLLLWVLGHARGGRRAPGFSLAMRMLVGLRPWSMVEVALLGILVSVIKLLSMVDVVPGAGIWATTALMILITLVANRDVHWLWDFTDSDRPRGKVAP; encoded by the coding sequence TTGGCGCGACATCCCGACAACAGTGGCACGTTAAATATGAAAACGTTCACGAATCTGGTTGCCTGCGAGCACTGCGACACCATCTACGCGCGCGCGCCCTTGGCGCCCGGCGAATTGGCTCGCTGCGGACAATGCGATGCGGTTCTTTATCGCGCCAGCCGGCTCGACATCGACCGGTGGCTGGCACTTACCGTTGCCGCGGCGGTCGCCTTCGTGATCGCCAATGTCTGTCCGGTGGTGAAAATCAGCCTGCAGGGACTGCACAGCCAAGCCACCTTGTGGCAATCGGCTGCGGCACTCGCCCAAGGCCAGGCGGCCCCGATCGCCGTCCCCACCGCCATCGCCATCATCGTGATCCCGTTCATGCAGATCAGCCTCTTGCTGTGGGTGCTGGGCCATGCGCGCGGCGGCCGCCGCGCCCCAGGTTTTTCCCTGGCCATGCGCATGCTCGTGGGACTGCGCCCCTGGAGCATGGTTGAAGTGGCCCTGCTGGGCATTTTGGTGTCCGTCATCAAGCTGTTGAGCATGGTGGACGTCGTGCCTGGCGCGGGCATCTGGGCGACGACGGCATTGATGATCTTGATCACGCTCGTGGCCAACCGCGACGTCCACTGGCTCTGGGACTTCACCGACAGTGACAGGCCCCGCGGCAAGGTGGCGCCATGA
- a CDS encoding paraquat-inducible protein A — translation MSTHARALETGLVSCHACGLVCEDVLDRQGHVHCPRCGAPLHRRKPNSLGRTWALLIAALILYIPANVLPVMYTNLLGSGMDSTIMSGVVAFWNSGSYGIALVIFIASVAVPCAKFLTLGLLLVTTGRGTSWARRERSKLYRMVEVIGYWSMLDVLVVAVIAALVKFQGLADIAPRIGILFFGMVVILTMLSAISFDPRLIWDGNKDE, via the coding sequence ATGAGCACGCATGCGCGCGCCCTGGAGACGGGGCTGGTGTCCTGTCATGCATGCGGCTTGGTCTGCGAGGATGTACTGGATCGGCAAGGCCACGTCCACTGCCCCCGATGCGGTGCGCCGCTGCACCGGCGCAAGCCCAACAGCCTGGGGCGCACCTGGGCGCTCCTGATCGCGGCCCTGATCCTCTACATCCCCGCGAACGTGCTGCCCGTCATGTACACCAACCTGCTCGGCAGCGGCATGGACAGCACCATCATGAGCGGCGTGGTGGCGTTCTGGAATTCGGGCTCCTATGGCATCGCGCTGGTGATTTTCATTGCCAGCGTTGCCGTGCCTTGTGCCAAGTTTCTCACCCTCGGCCTGCTGCTCGTGACCACGGGCCGTGGCACTTCCTGGGCCAGACGTGAGCGCAGCAAGCTCTACCGCATGGTGGAAGTGATCGGCTACTGGTCGATGCTCGATGTGCTGGTCGTCGCCGTGATTGCGGCCCTCGTGAAGTTCCAGGGTCTGGCCGACATCGCGCCGCGCATTGGAATCCTCTTTTTTGGCATGGTGGTGATTCTCACCATGCTGTCGGCCATCAGTTTTGATCCTCGGTTGATCTGGGACGGTAATAAAGATGAATGA
- a CDS encoding PqiB family protein, producing the protein MNDPHGATPSPATPTIQQRTMRPSLVWLVPAVAALIGVSMLVHAWMSAGPEITITFRTAAGLEAGKTPVKYKDVTVGTVTAIRLSDDDSHVVATVALDKSAERLTRQDTRFWVVRPRIGTGGISGIDTLLSGAYISADAGSKQESATDFAGLETPPTIVGGAAGKSFTLLVDDLGSLDVGSPIYYRRIPVGRVASYQLDPAGKHVRLLVFVDAPYDAFVTTDTRFWNASGVDLSISADGLKLKTQSVATIVAGGLAFATPAYRDAPAAAENTEFTVSKDQAEAMAPPDGPAQFIQLRFRQPLRGLSTGAPVQFAGVDLGRVVSISVDYDADAHRFPTIVGVLIYPQRLGRVLDKLPKRETDSPDETSARLLQGMVDNGLRAQARSGNLLTGQLYIALDFVPNAPKVAFDASARPISIPTIDGSFDKMQEQLANIITKVEKMPLDSIGRNLDASLSGLNQTLTQVNTQMLPETTRTLQRLQQMAQEFQQTAQSVQGLTQSAQGLTAEDGPLQQNLEQTLLETQRAARSLRTLTDLLGRNPDSLLRGRPSDPPPAPGASSPSNLRESSQ; encoded by the coding sequence ATGAATGATCCCCACGGCGCAACACCCTCCCCCGCCACACCCACCATTCAACAGCGCACCATGCGGCCATCGCTGGTCTGGCTGGTGCCGGCCGTTGCGGCCCTGATCGGCGTGTCGATGCTGGTGCATGCCTGGATGTCCGCTGGGCCCGAAATCACCATCACGTTCAGGACCGCAGCGGGATTGGAGGCAGGCAAGACGCCCGTGAAGTACAAGGACGTCACCGTCGGCACCGTCACGGCCATCCGGCTCAGCGACGACGACTCGCACGTGGTCGCCACGGTAGCGCTGGACAAGAGCGCCGAACGCCTGACGCGCCAGGACACGCGTTTCTGGGTGGTGCGGCCACGCATCGGCACGGGCGGCATATCGGGCATCGACACGCTGCTCTCCGGCGCCTACATCTCGGCGGACGCGGGTAGCAAGCAAGAGTCCGCCACGGACTTTGCCGGCCTGGAGACCCCACCCACCATCGTGGGCGGCGCGGCCGGCAAGTCCTTCACCCTGCTGGTCGACGACCTCGGCTCCCTGGATGTCGGCTCGCCCATCTACTACCGACGCATCCCGGTCGGCCGTGTCGCTTCGTACCAACTGGACCCAGCGGGCAAGCATGTCAGGCTGCTGGTCTTTGTCGATGCGCCCTATGACGCGTTTGTCACCACCGACACGCGCTTCTGGAATGCCAGTGGCGTCGACCTGTCGATCAGCGCCGATGGCCTGAAGCTCAAGACCCAATCCGTGGCCACGATCGTTGCCGGCGGCCTGGCGTTTGCCACGCCCGCGTACCGCGACGCTCCAGCGGCTGCCGAGAACACGGAGTTCACCGTCTCCAAGGACCAGGCCGAAGCCATGGCGCCCCCGGACGGGCCAGCCCAGTTCATCCAGTTGCGTTTCCGCCAGCCTTTGCGCGGCCTGTCAACTGGCGCCCCCGTGCAGTTCGCCGGCGTGGACCTGGGCCGGGTGGTGTCGATCAGTGTGGACTACGACGCCGACGCCCACCGCTTTCCCACCATCGTCGGTGTGCTCATCTATCCCCAGCGGCTGGGACGGGTGCTGGACAAGCTCCCGAAACGCGAGACGGACTCCCCCGACGAGACGTCAGCGCGGCTCCTGCAGGGCATGGTGGATAACGGCCTGCGCGCCCAGGCGCGCTCGGGGAACCTGCTCACGGGCCAGCTCTACATCGCCCTGGATTTCGTGCCCAATGCGCCCAAGGTGGCATTTGATGCCAGCGCACGGCCCATCTCCATCCCCACGATCGACGGCAGCTTCGACAAGATGCAGGAGCAGCTGGCCAACATCATCACAAAGGTCGAGAAAATGCCGCTGGATTCGATCGGCCGCAACCTCGACGCCTCGCTATCGGGGCTCAACCAGACGCTGACACAGGTCAACACCCAGATGCTGCCCGAAACCACGCGCACGCTGCAGCGGCTCCAGCAAATGGCCCAAGAGTTCCAGCAGACTGCGCAATCCGTGCAGGGTCTCACGCAATCGGCACAGGGCCTGACCGCCGAGGACGGCCCCCTGCAGCAAAACCTGGAGCAAACCCTGCTCGAAACCCAGCGCGCGGCCAGGTCGCTGCGCACCCTGACCGACCTGCTGGGGCGCAACCCCGACTCCCTGCTGCGCGGCCGCCCCAGCGACCCCCCGCCCGCACCGGGCGCTTCATCACCCTCCAATCTTCGGGAATCTTCGCAATGA
- a CDS encoding PqiC family protein encodes MNRFFGIGLLALTGGLLGCQAPTPIRFHTLASPIAQPAVHSTAQPAASAPPAATSAASPPFLIDVLPVGIPAQLDTSQLLVRQGDSTVVALNDERWIGPFADEARSALSAQLTQRLGTTDVAGLAPPKGKPVLRIKVQIRRFDAWPGQQVQLDADWSLGFADESNGARLVCSTRQVVPAGPAYPQVVQAQQSALADLAAQLADSARHWANSRTAQCLPLEPGRQKAP; translated from the coding sequence ATGAACCGCTTTTTCGGCATCGGGCTGCTCGCGCTCACGGGCGGCCTTCTGGGTTGCCAGGCCCCGACCCCCATACGCTTTCACACGCTGGCATCGCCCATAGCCCAACCGGCGGTCCATTCGACAGCCCAACCGGCAGCCTCAGCGCCCCCGGCCGCGACCTCCGCCGCATCGCCCCCCTTCCTCATCGACGTGCTGCCCGTCGGCATACCGGCGCAGCTGGATACGTCCCAACTGCTGGTGCGCCAGGGCGACAGCACCGTCGTCGCCCTGAATGACGAGCGCTGGATCGGCCCGTTTGCCGACGAAGCGCGCAGCGCACTGTCGGCACAGTTGACGCAACGCCTTGGCACGACCGACGTCGCAGGGCTGGCGCCCCCCAAGGGCAAGCCGGTCCTGCGCATCAAGGTGCAGATCCGCCGCTTCGATGCCTGGCCTGGCCAACAGGTGCAACTCGATGCGGACTGGAGCCTGGGGTTCGCGGACGAGTCCAATGGCGCGCGTTTGGTGTGCAGCACGCGGCAAGTGGTACCCGCCGGCCCCGCCTATCCCCAGGTGGTACAGGCGCAGCAAAGCGCACTGGCCGATCTCGCCGCGCAGCTGGCAGACAGCGCCAGGCATTGGGCGAATTCACGTACCGCGCAATGTTTGCCCCTGGAGCCTGGGCGACAGAAGGCGCCATAG
- a CDS encoding acyl-CoA thioesterase, translating into MNIPSHQLSMTVLMTPDMANFSGNVHGGAILKLLDQVAYSCASRYSACYVVTLSVDQVMFLQPIHVGELVTFLASVNYTGSSSMEVGIKVVAEDIRSQVVRHVNSCFFTMVAVDEARKPVQVPRLSPSTTDEHRRWNAAVMRKTLRKELAARFEQARSAPVPAPLG; encoded by the coding sequence ATGAACATCCCATCCCACCAGCTCAGCATGACCGTGCTGATGACCCCCGACATGGCCAATTTTTCGGGCAACGTGCACGGCGGCGCCATTCTCAAGCTGCTCGACCAGGTGGCGTATTCGTGCGCCAGCCGCTATTCGGCCTGCTACGTGGTCACGCTGAGCGTGGACCAGGTGATGTTTTTGCAGCCCATCCATGTGGGCGAGCTGGTGACGTTTCTGGCCAGCGTCAACTACACGGGCTCGTCGTCGATGGAGGTGGGCATCAAGGTGGTGGCCGAAGACATTCGCTCGCAGGTGGTGCGGCATGTGAACAGCTGCTTTTTCACGATGGTGGCGGTGGACGAGGCGCGCAAGCCCGTGCAGGTGCCCCGGCTGTCGCCGTCCACAACGGACGAGCACCGCCGCTGGAATGCGGCCGTCATGCGCAAGACCCTGCGCAAGGAGCTGGCCGCGCGCTTCGAGCAGGCCCGTTCGGCGCCAGTGCCTGCACCCTTGGGCTGA
- a CDS encoding NAD(P)/FAD-dependent oxidoreductase has translation MPIPFYDAIVIGAGAAGLFCAAQAGQRGLNVLLIDHSDKVAEKIRISGGGRCNFTNRDLDPSAPHKHFVGQNPQFCRSALSRYTPADFIALVQKHGIAFHEKHKGQLFADRSAEDIIAMLLAECAAGGVTRWQPCGVKNIVFLASSAGTSSAGSYQIDTDRGPVAARSLVIATGGLSIPKIGATDFGYRLAQQFNVPLIERRPGLVPLTFDGAGWAPYAQLAGLALPVQISTGAKKNRMAFDEDLLLTHRGLSGPAVLQISSYWQEGTPLAINLAPTVDLPAALAQGKARSRKLVANELATLVPSRLADAWAGREADWQRPINEASDKALARLAEQLARWELTPTGTEGYKKAEVTLGGVDTRVLSQQTMECKTQPGLYFIGEVVDVTGWLGGYNFQWAWASAHACAQALPMAEAMAH, from the coding sequence GTGCCCATTCCTTTTTACGACGCCATCGTCATCGGCGCCGGCGCCGCCGGCCTGTTCTGCGCCGCCCAGGCCGGCCAGCGCGGCCTGAACGTTTTGCTCATCGACCACTCCGACAAGGTGGCCGAGAAGATCCGCATTTCGGGCGGCGGGCGCTGCAACTTCACCAACCGCGACCTCGACCCCTCGGCGCCGCACAAACACTTCGTGGGGCAAAACCCGCAGTTCTGCCGCTCGGCGCTGTCGCGCTACACGCCCGCGGACTTCATCGCGCTGGTGCAAAAGCACGGCATCGCCTTTCATGAAAAGCACAAGGGCCAGCTGTTTGCCGACCGCTCGGCCGAAGACATCATCGCCATGCTGCTGGCCGAGTGCGCGGCGGGTGGCGTGACCCGCTGGCAGCCTTGCGGGGTCAAAAATATAGTGTTTTTGGCCTCTAGCGCAGGCACATCAAGCGCAGGCAGCTATCAAATTGATACCGATCGGGGGCCTGTAGCGGCGCGCTCGCTGGTGATTGCCACCGGCGGCCTGTCCATCCCCAAGATCGGAGCCACCGACTTTGGCTACCGGCTCGCGCAGCAGTTCAACGTCCCGCTCATCGAGCGCCGTCCGGGCCTGGTGCCGCTGACGTTTGACGGCGCGGGGTGGGCGCCGTATGCGCAACTGGCCGGGCTGGCGCTGCCGGTGCAGATCAGCACGGGGGCCAAGAAAAACCGCATGGCCTTTGACGAAGACCTGCTGCTCACCCACCGGGGGCTGTCGGGCCCTGCGGTGCTGCAAATCTCCAGCTACTGGCAAGAGGGCACACCGCTGGCCATCAACCTGGCGCCCACGGTCGATTTGCCCGCTGCGCTGGCGCAGGGCAAGGCCCGCTCGCGCAAGCTGGTTGCCAACGAGCTGGCCACGCTGGTCCCCAGCCGCCTGGCCGATGCCTGGGCGGGGCGCGAGGCCGACTGGCAGCGCCCCATCAACGAGGCCAGCGACAAGGCCCTGGCGCGGCTGGCCGAGCAGCTGGCACGCTGGGAGCTGACGCCCACCGGCACCGAGGGCTACAAAAAGGCCGAGGTCACACTGGGCGGCGTGGACACGCGCGTGCTGTCGCAGCAGACCATGGAGTGCAAGACGCAGCCGGGCCTGTACTTCATCGGCGAAGTGGTGGACGTGACGGGCTGGCTGGGCGGCTACAACTTCCAGTGGGCCTGGGCCAGCGCCCATGCATGCGCCCAGGCGCTGCCAATGGCGGAGGCCATGGCGCACTGA